In the Pseudomonas orientalis genome, one interval contains:
- the map gene encoding type I methionyl aminopeptidase, producing the protein MTVSLKTAEDIAGMRIAGKLAADVLEMIAEHVKPGVTTEELNQICHDYIVNVQGAIPAPLNYKGFPKSICTSVNHVVCHGIPGDKPLKDGDTLNIDVTVIKDRYFGDTSRMFHVGTVAPWAERLSQVTQECMYKAIEIVKPGCRLGDIGEVIQKHAEKNGFSVVREFCGHGIGTVFHEEPQILHYGRAGTGMELKAGMTFTIEPMINQGKADTKVLGDGWTAITKDRKLSAQWEHTLLVTETGYEIFTLRADDTIPRVSA; encoded by the coding sequence ATGACCGTAAGTTTGAAAACCGCCGAAGACATCGCCGGCATGCGCATTGCCGGCAAACTGGCTGCCGACGTGCTGGAAATGATCGCCGAGCACGTCAAGCCCGGCGTCACCACCGAAGAACTGAACCAGATCTGCCACGACTATATAGTCAACGTACAAGGCGCCATCCCTGCACCGCTGAACTACAAGGGTTTCCCCAAGTCGATCTGCACCTCGGTCAACCACGTGGTGTGCCATGGGATTCCGGGTGACAAACCGCTGAAGGATGGCGACACCCTGAACATCGACGTCACGGTGATCAAGGACCGTTACTTCGGTGACACCAGCCGCATGTTCCATGTCGGCACCGTGGCGCCGTGGGCCGAGCGCCTGTCCCAGGTGACCCAGGAATGCATGTACAAGGCCATCGAGATCGTCAAGCCCGGCTGCCGCCTGGGTGACATCGGCGAGGTGATCCAGAAGCACGCCGAAAAGAACGGCTTCTCGGTGGTGCGCGAGTTCTGCGGCCACGGCATCGGCACCGTGTTCCACGAAGAACCGCAGATCCTGCACTACGGCCGCGCCGGCACCGGCATGGAACTCAAGGCTGGCATGACCTTCACCATCGAGCCGATGATCAACCAGGGCAAGGCCGATACCAAGGTGCTGGGCGACGGCTGGACCGCCATCACCAAGGACCGCAAGCTTTCGGCCCAGTGGGAGCACACCCTGCTGGTCACGGAGACGGGCTACGAGATCTTCACCCTGCGCGCCGACGACACGATTCCACGCGTATCGGCGTAA
- the rpsB gene encoding 30S ribosomal protein S2, producing the protein MSQVNMRDMLKAGVHFGHQTRYWNPKMGKYIFGARNKIHIINLEKTLPMFNEALTFVERLAQGKNKILFVGTKRSAGKIVAEEAARCGSPYVDHRWLGGMLTNFKTIRASIKRLRDLEVQAEDGTFAKLTKKEALMRTRDLEKLDRSLGGIKDMGGLPDALFVIDVDHERIAITEANKLGIPVIGVVDTNSSPEGVDYIIPGNDDAIRAIQLYMGSMADAVIRGRNHVAGGTEQFVEEAPVAAAE; encoded by the coding sequence ATGTCCCAAGTCAACATGCGCGATATGCTGAAGGCCGGTGTGCACTTCGGTCACCAGACCCGTTACTGGAACCCGAAAATGGGCAAGTACATTTTCGGCGCACGTAACAAGATCCACATTATCAACCTTGAAAAAACCCTGCCGATGTTCAACGAAGCGCTGACCTTCGTAGAGCGCCTGGCCCAGGGCAAAAACAAGATTCTGTTCGTCGGCACCAAGCGTTCCGCTGGCAAGATCGTTGCTGAAGAAGCTGCACGTTGCGGTTCGCCGTACGTCGATCACCGCTGGTTGGGCGGCATGCTGACCAACTTCAAAACCATCCGTGCTTCCATCAAGCGTCTGCGTGACCTTGAAGTACAGGCCGAAGACGGTACTTTCGCCAAGCTGACCAAGAAAGAGGCGCTGATGCGCACTCGCGACCTGGAAAAGCTCGATCGTTCCCTGGGTGGTATCAAGGACATGGGCGGTCTGCCTGACGCACTGTTCGTTATCGACGTTGATCACGAGCGCATCGCGATCACCGAAGCCAACAAGCTGGGCATCCCGGTTATCGGCGTAGTCGATACCAACAGCAGCCCGGAAGGCGTTGACTACATCATCCCAGGCAACGATGACGCAATCCGCGCTATCCAGCTGTACATGGGTTCGATGGCTGACGCGGTAATCCGTGGTCGCAACCACGTTGCTGGTGGTACCGAGCAGTTCGTTGAAGAAGCTCCGGTAGCTGCCGCTGAGTAA
- the tsf gene encoding translation elongation factor Ts → MAEITAALVKELRERTGEGMMDCKKALTKAGGDIEKAIDDMRASGAIKAAKKAGNVAAEGAIALKEDGKSAVLLEVNSQTDFLALQDDFKAFVAASVEKAFAEKMTDAAPLIEAQEADRLVLVGKVGENVNIRRLVRVEGDVVGGYLHGNKIGVAVVLKGGNVELAKDIAMHVAASNPEFLLPSEVSADAIEREKAVFLSLNADKIAGKPENIVENMIKGRISKFLAEASLVEQAFVKNPEIKVGELAKKAGAEIVSFTYFKVGEGIEKPVDNFAEEVAAQLAAAKQ, encoded by the coding sequence ATGGCAGAGATTACTGCAGCGTTGGTTAAAGAACTGCGTGAGCGTACCGGCGAAGGCATGATGGATTGCAAAAAGGCCTTGACCAAGGCCGGCGGCGACATCGAAAAAGCCATCGACGACATGCGTGCTTCCGGCGCCATCAAGGCTGCCAAGAAAGCTGGCAACGTCGCTGCTGAAGGCGCGATCGCTCTGAAAGAAGACGGCAAGTCCGCCGTTCTGCTGGAAGTGAACTCCCAGACCGACTTCCTGGCTCTGCAGGACGACTTCAAGGCATTCGTTGCTGCCAGCGTTGAAAAAGCGTTCGCCGAGAAAATGACTGACGCCGCTCCGCTGATCGAAGCTCAAGAAGCCGATCGCCTGGTACTGGTCGGCAAGGTTGGCGAAAACGTCAACATCCGTCGCCTGGTTCGGGTCGAAGGTGACGTTGTTGGTGGCTACCTGCACGGCAACAAGATCGGCGTAGCCGTTGTTCTGAAGGGCGGCAATGTTGAGCTGGCCAAAGACATCGCTATGCACGTAGCGGCCAGCAACCCTGAGTTCCTGCTGCCTTCGGAAGTGTCCGCCGACGCAATCGAACGTGAAAAAGCCGTGTTCCTGAGCCTGAACGCCGACAAGATCGCCGGCAAGCCAGAGAACATCGTTGAAAACATGATCAAGGGCCGCATCAGCAAGTTCCTGGCTGAAGCGAGCCTGGTTGAGCAGGCGTTCGTGAAGAACCCTGAAATCAAGGTCGGCGAACTGGCCAAGAAAGCCGGTGCTGAAATCGTTTCCTTCACCTACTTCAAGGTAGGCGAAGGCATCGAGAAGCCGGTCGACAACTTCGCTGAAGAAGTTGCTGCCCAGCTGGCTGCCGCCAAGCAATAA